The Acidiferrobacterales bacterium genome includes a window with the following:
- a CDS encoding ISAs1 family transposase, with product MRHYCEDLDKAHGRLEQRHIAVLEVNDPNRFDFKRVRQVFRIERDREVLKDPGSASAETVFGITSVAAEKADAQTLLAWNRGHWQIESNHYIRDKTFGEDASLNRTGNGPSNRAMCNNIALVLIIKQNRFDSVPQVLRSACGCVRIR from the coding sequence GTGCGGCATTACTGCGAAGATCTCGACAAGGCGCACGGGCGTTTGGAGCAGCGTCACATTGCAGTGCTTGAGGTCAATGATCCGAACCGCTTCGATTTCAAACGGGTGCGGCAGGTGTTTCGCATCGAACGGGACCGCGAGGTGCTCAAAGACCCCGGTAGCGCAAGCGCTGAGACGGTATTTGGCATTACATCGGTAGCGGCTGAAAAAGCGGATGCACAGACACTATTGGCCTGGAACAGAGGACATTGGCAGATCGAATCAAATCATTACATACGCGACAAAACATTCGGGGAAGACGCCAGTTTGAATCGAACCGGAAACGGGCCGAGCAACCGTGCGATGTGTAACAACATTGCACTGGTGCTGATCATCAAACAGAACCGCTTTGATTCCGTTCCACAGGTGCTGCGATCCGCTTGCGGATGCGTTCGCATTCGATAA
- a CDS encoding Fe(3+) ABC transporter substrate-binding protein: MKKQLKILSHSLTVGIFIITGCFVPGLAAADAGEVNVYSARKEALILPLLERFEQQHNVKVNLVTGKADGLLKRIQLEGAATPADVFITVDAGRLHRAKEAEVFMQLNSDAVNTAVPEHLRDADGYWTALSKRARTIIYAKDRVDAGKLSTYEALVDPHWKGRVCIRSSGNIYNQSLVSSMIEAIGESETQKWATAFVPNFARPPTGGDTDQIKAVAAGQCDLAIANTYYFGRLSASEKSEDRELASRVKVFWPNQSDRGTHINVSGAGIIKHTKNLDNAVALIEFLLEPQSQQWYAAVNHEYPVVPGTEISEILKSFGDFKSDDLNLSKLGVNNRKAVKVMDRAGWK; this comes from the coding sequence ATGAAAAAACAGCTCAAAATACTTAGCCACAGTCTTACAGTTGGCATTTTTATTATTACAGGGTGTTTTGTTCCCGGTCTGGCTGCTGCCGACGCCGGTGAAGTCAATGTCTATTCTGCCCGAAAGGAAGCGCTGATTCTGCCCTTGCTCGAACGCTTCGAGCAACAGCACAATGTCAAGGTAAACCTGGTCACCGGCAAGGCCGATGGATTGTTAAAGCGAATTCAGCTTGAAGGAGCGGCGACCCCTGCAGATGTTTTTATTACCGTCGATGCGGGTCGTTTGCATCGTGCGAAAGAAGCCGAAGTGTTCATGCAACTCAATAGCGATGCTGTGAACACAGCTGTTCCAGAGCATCTGCGTGATGCTGATGGCTATTGGACCGCCCTTTCAAAACGGGCGCGAACAATTATCTATGCAAAAGACCGGGTCGACGCAGGCAAGCTTTCCACATACGAGGCGCTTGTCGACCCGCATTGGAAAGGCAGAGTCTGCATACGCTCATCTGGAAACATCTACAACCAGTCTTTGGTCTCATCGATGATTGAAGCGATCGGAGAGTCGGAAACACAAAAATGGGCAACTGCGTTTGTTCCAAATTTCGCCCGTCCGCCTACCGGCGGTGACACCGATCAGATCAAAGCGGTTGCCGCAGGCCAATGTGATCTGGCGATCGCAAACACATATTACTTCGGCCGTCTTTCTGCCAGCGAAAAATCTGAAGACCGTGAACTGGCTTCTCGTGTAAAAGTTTTCTGGCCCAATCAGTCAGACCGGGGCACGCACATCAATGTCAGCGGTGCCGGGATTATCAAGCATACCAAAAATCTGGACAATGCTGTCGCGTTGATTGAATTTCTTCTCGAACCTCAATCGCAGCAGTGGTACGCTGCAGTCAATCATGAATATCCGGTGGTTCCGGGAACTGAAATTTCGGAAATCTTAAAGTCATTTGGCGATTTCAAGTCCGACGATCTGAATCTGTCCAAACTTGGAGTCAACAACCGCAAGGCGGTTAAGGTGATGGATCGCGCCGGGTGGAAATAA